In Tolypothrix sp. NIES-4075, the following proteins share a genomic window:
- a CDS encoding MFS transporter: MELKNLSFVAKNKGVLKRLLKWVNLRPEESDRTLLMFAFYTITSIGLRWSEDSTVALFLDQYGAKSLPWIYIASAALGSVLVFFYSWLQKIFPLRLVIVAIAPFMFVPLILLPFGLQVSPFQVISIFLLRLWVDAFYIVNDLNTSIAANQLFNIREIKRTYPIISSGILVADVLSGFSLPLLLLFVGLHNVIVPFAAGFIVLGTLILWYLTHNYRQAFPNTPQRLIPTASRSTRRRLTGPVKHYALLLFAFFALLQVMGVLIDFQYLTQLKLNYNDKQIASFLGIFGGITGLCELIMQWFISSRLLERSGVFVAVATLPASVIVLIPIIIPILGLFVAMQGENFFWGLVIIKFLDELLRYTFVASSGPLLFQPIPAKIRSRVQTFSGGVAEAFGAGTAGVVILVTLWLCTRFLPITGHDLILLLETAIAGVICLGVIWLLQKGYVELLVSSAEQGQISASNIDLPLFKQVVVKTLAEKGTEADKRSCIELLSQFDLQGAAEVLASMLVKLSPDLQKSSLEVMLNAGANATYLPEIRTLLAQRQEITPEVFALSLRYIWLAEQNPDLGKLEEYLHPQENSLIRGTAAALLLRQGTPMQKVAAMHTLRKMLTHKLELERMNGVKVLRGSVYLQALRIHIPNLLQDDSLRVRRAVLEMIVANQLEEYYSALLAGLCYKSTRNTAMLALVQLENEALPMLLSLATNIYKPDVVRMYAWRTIGQIPTLEAMDILWEQLEIFRGTSRDHILNTLLKRHKQEGIVSLVDGLHQSQVETLIEQELSFLGEIYAAYIDFKTQGEVYAAYINFKIQNTLEKSPKSERVITILSLLERALLELEIDVKERLLMLLKLLYSQDNVQAAAFNLRSESAVNLARGLEILEHTVNLPSKSVLVNIFDRRSPEEKLQHLVSKGMAEYQQMSHSDRTRRLISLGNLLSDWCLACCFHFAQVACIRLTIPEIIATLRHPTGFVREAAIAYLSVVSPRVLLELLPQLKNDPHPLVIAQVKKLMENNYAN, encoded by the coding sequence ATGGAACTAAAAAATCTTTCTTTTGTTGCGAAAAATAAAGGTGTTCTTAAACGATTGCTCAAGTGGGTGAATCTTCGACCGGAGGAGAGCGATCGCACATTGTTAATGTTTGCTTTTTATACAATTACATCTATAGGATTGCGCTGGTCTGAGGATAGTACAGTCGCGCTTTTTTTAGATCAATATGGTGCAAAGTCTCTGCCTTGGATTTATATTGCCAGTGCAGCGCTTGGTTCTGTACTGGTTTTTTTTTATTCTTGGCTGCAAAAGATTTTTCCTTTGCGCTTGGTAATTGTGGCGATCGCACCTTTTATGTTCGTGCCACTAATTTTACTACCTTTTGGTTTGCAAGTTTCACCGTTTCAAGTCATTAGTATATTTCTACTGCGGTTGTGGGTAGATGCCTTTTACATTGTCAATGACCTCAATACCTCAATTGCTGCCAATCAACTATTCAATATTCGCGAGATTAAGCGCACCTACCCAATAATCAGCAGTGGTATTTTAGTTGCTGATGTCCTCAGTGGTTTTAGTTTACCTTTACTGCTGCTATTTGTCGGACTGCATAACGTCATCGTTCCCTTCGCTGCTGGGTTCATCGTTTTGGGAACTTTAATTCTCTGGTATCTCACTCACAACTATCGTCAAGCTTTTCCCAATACTCCCCAACGACTGATTCCCACAGCATCACGTTCCACAAGAAGGCGTCTCACTGGTCCTGTGAAGCATTACGCATTGCTGTTGTTTGCGTTTTTTGCGTTGCTGCAAGTCATGGGGGTTTTAATCGATTTTCAGTATCTTACCCAACTGAAGTTAAATTATAACGACAAACAAATCGCCAGCTTTCTAGGGATATTTGGTGGAATTACCGGACTGTGCGAATTAATAATGCAGTGGTTTATCTCCAGCCGATTGCTTGAACGTTCTGGGGTGTTTGTTGCCGTTGCCACATTACCAGCAAGCGTAATAGTTTTGATACCAATAATTATTCCGATACTCGGTTTATTTGTGGCGATGCAAGGGGAAAACTTTTTCTGGGGTTTAGTGATTATCAAGTTTCTAGACGAACTTTTGCGCTATACCTTTGTCGCTAGTAGCGGACCATTGCTGTTTCAACCAATACCCGCAAAAATTCGCTCTCGCGTGCAAACATTTTCTGGAGGGGTTGCGGAAGCGTTTGGTGCTGGGACGGCAGGAGTAGTGATTTTAGTTACTTTGTGGCTGTGTACGCGGTTTTTGCCTATAACCGGACACGACTTAATATTATTGTTAGAAACAGCGATCGCTGGTGTGATTTGTCTCGGTGTAATTTGGTTACTGCAAAAAGGCTACGTTGAACTGTTAGTCTCAAGTGCAGAACAAGGTCAGATTAGTGCTTCAAATATAGATTTGCCACTATTCAAGCAGGTGGTAGTAAAAACTTTAGCAGAAAAAGGCACAGAAGCAGATAAACGCTCTTGCATTGAACTTTTATCTCAATTTGACCTTCAAGGCGCCGCAGAAGTTTTAGCATCCATGTTAGTCAAGCTATCCCCAGATTTACAGAAGTCCAGTTTGGAGGTGATGCTGAATGCAGGTGCAAATGCAACTTATTTACCTGAAATTCGCACTTTATTAGCACAGCGTCAAGAAATTACCCCAGAAGTTTTTGCTCTGAGTTTACGCTACATTTGGCTAGCTGAACAAAATCCAGATTTAGGAAAATTAGAAGAGTACCTGCACCCGCAAGAAAATTCACTTATTCGAGGTACCGCTGCCGCTTTGCTATTACGTCAAGGAACACCAATGCAAAAAGTAGCAGCAATGCATACTCTGCGAAAAATGCTGACTCACAAACTTGAACTTGAACGGATGAATGGAGTCAAAGTATTAAGAGGATCTGTTTATTTACAAGCGTTGCGAATTCACATTCCCAATTTATTGCAAGATGACTCTTTACGGGTGCGTCGTGCTGTATTAGAAATGATTGTCGCAAACCAATTAGAGGAATATTATTCAGCGTTATTAGCAGGGCTTTGCTATAAATCAACTCGCAATACAGCAATGCTTGCCTTAGTGCAACTAGAAAATGAAGCTTTACCGATGTTGTTGAGCCTTGCTACTAATATTTATAAACCGGATGTAGTGCGAATGTACGCTTGGCGCACTATTGGTCAAATTCCCACCCTGGAAGCAATGGATATTTTATGGGAGCAATTAGAAATATTTCGGGGTACAAGTAGAGATCATATCCTTAACACTTTACTTAAAAGGCATAAACAAGAAGGAATTGTCAGTTTAGTAGATGGATTACATCAAAGTCAAGTGGAAACGCTAATTGAGCAGGAGTTAAGCTTTTTAGGGGAAATTTACGCAGCTTATATAGATTTTAAAACTCAAGGCGAAGTCTACGCAGCTTATATAAATTTTAAAATTCAAAATACTCTAGAAAAATCACCAAAAAGTGAAAGAGTAATTACTATATTATCGTTGTTAGAACGCGCACTTTTAGAATTAGAAATTGATGTGAAAGAGCGATTGTTGATGTTGCTGAAACTGCTTTACTCTCAGGACAATGTTCAGGCAGCGGCGTTTAATCTTCGGTCTGAATCAGCGGTAAACTTAGCACGGGGGTTAGAAATTTTAGAGCATACAGTCAATTTGCCGAGTAAATCTGTGTTGGTGAATATTTTTGATCGGCGATCGCCTGAAGAAAAACTACAGCATTTGGTGTCTAAAGGAATGGCTGAATATCAACAAATGTCCCACAGCGATCGCACTCGCAGATTGATAAGCTTGGGAAATTTACTTTCCGATTGGTGCTTGGCTTGCTGTTTTCATTTTGCCCAAGTTGCTTGTATTCGATTAACAATTCCGGAAATTATCGCAACTTTGCGTCATCCTACCGGATTTGTGCGAGAAGCAGCGATCGCGTATTTAAGTGTAGTTTCACCCCGCGTCCTTTTAGAACTTTTACCTCAGTTAAAAAACGATCCACATCCTCTAGTAATCGCTCAAGTTAAGAAGTTGATGGAAAATAATTATGCTAACTAG
- a CDS encoding Crp/Fnr family transcriptional regulator, which yields MLTSVDRLLFVRQVPIFEKLRDDFIVRLASVMDELSFPANYGIFKQGEEGRSLYIVVSGKVKVHIGDKLLAEVNKGKYFGEMAVFDTEPRSASATTLEPCECLELTQEQLYDAIEETPEIAVNIIRQLSCRIRELNQKINAIALKN from the coding sequence ATGCTAACTAGCGTTGACCGTTTATTATTTGTTCGCCAAGTCCCAATTTTTGAGAAACTGCGGGATGATTTTATAGTTCGGCTGGCTTCGGTGATGGATGAACTGTCATTTCCAGCTAATTATGGCATTTTTAAACAGGGAGAAGAAGGGCGATCGCTTTACATTGTTGTTTCCGGTAAAGTTAAAGTTCATATCGGTGATAAACTTCTGGCTGAAGTCAATAAAGGAAAATACTTTGGGGAAATGGCAGTATTTGATACCGAACCTCGTTCCGCTTCTGCAACCACTTTAGAACCTTGTGAATGTTTAGAACTAACCCAAGAGCAACTATACGACGCAATAGAAGAAACTCCAGAAATAGCCGTAAATATTATTCGTCAACTATCTTGTCGCATTCGAGAACTTAACCAGAAAATCAATGCGATCGCCTTAAAAAATTAG
- a CDS encoding cobyrinate a,c-diamide synthase gives MPLVIAGERSGVGKTTVTLTLLASLCRRGKIVQSFKVGPDYIDPMFHQHVTGRACRNLDPVLTSEAYVQECFACHIQEVDFALVEGVMGLFDGIKGTKQDSSQSPIPSPQSPIASTAHIARLLDLPVVLVIDCSRLSGSVAAIAYGYCSFDPRIKIAGVVLNRVGSDRHLSLLKDSLEPLQLPIIGVLRREDDITIPDRHLGLIPTAELPQLNAVIERLADLGDTCFDWDRLLPLLGTRDWGQGDKGDKGGFSSSKIPNPRAKIRVAVARDRAFNFYYQDNLDLLQELGAELIFWSPLEDALPKNVQGMYFGGGFPEVFAEQLAENTSAREAVKCAIVAGIPTIAECGGLMYLCEEIVDFQGKSWSMVGVLPTKSVMGGRLTLGYRRAVALQDNLLVDAGATIYGHEFHRSRLIPEPNLPLFQTYRCDSKEATGDEGWSLPMNLYASYIHMHWGACPEIPQRFLAQCMKVAF, from the coding sequence ATGCCTTTAGTTATTGCCGGTGAACGTAGTGGGGTGGGTAAGACAACTGTCACGCTCACCCTTTTAGCATCTTTATGTCGTCGTGGCAAAATAGTACAATCTTTCAAAGTCGGTCCAGATTATATTGACCCAATGTTTCATCAGCATGTAACTGGTCGTGCTTGTCGCAATTTAGACCCTGTGCTGACTTCGGAAGCTTACGTTCAAGAATGTTTTGCGTGTCACATCCAAGAAGTAGATTTTGCCCTTGTAGAAGGGGTGATGGGGTTGTTTGATGGAATTAAAGGAACTAAGCAAGATTCTTCCCAATCCCCAATCCCCAGTCCCCAATCCCCAATCGCTAGTACTGCTCATATTGCGCGGCTGTTGGATTTGCCTGTAGTATTGGTGATTGACTGTAGTCGATTGTCTGGTTCTGTAGCAGCGATCGCTTACGGTTATTGCTCTTTCGATCCGAGAATAAAAATCGCTGGAGTAGTGCTAAATCGGGTGGGAAGCGATCGCCATTTATCTCTGCTCAAAGATTCCCTAGAACCGCTACAATTACCAATTATTGGCGTGTTGCGACGTGAAGATGACATTACCATTCCCGATCGCCATCTAGGTTTAATTCCCACAGCAGAACTTCCCCAACTTAATGCAGTTATCGAACGACTTGCCGATTTAGGCGATACTTGCTTTGACTGGGATCGCTTATTACCGCTGTTAGGGACTAGGGACTGGGGACAAGGGGACAAGGGGGACAAGGGGGGTTTTTCTTCATCTAAAATCCCAAATCCAAGAGCCAAAATCAGAGTCGCTGTTGCACGCGATCGCGCTTTTAATTTTTACTATCAAGATAATCTCGACTTGCTCCAAGAACTGGGTGCAGAACTAATTTTCTGGAGTCCGCTAGAAGATGCTTTACCCAAAAACGTGCAAGGTATGTATTTTGGGGGAGGTTTCCCGGAAGTTTTTGCCGAACAACTTGCGGAAAATACTAGCGCTCGTGAAGCAGTAAAATGTGCAATTGTTGCCGGAATACCTACAATCGCTGAGTGTGGGGGATTGATGTATTTGTGTGAGGAAATTGTTGATTTTCAGGGGAAATCTTGGTCGATGGTGGGAGTTTTACCCACAAAATCTGTCATGGGTGGACGTTTAACTTTGGGATATCGTCGCGCAGTAGCTTTGCAAGATAATCTCTTAGTGGATGCGGGTGCAACCATTTACGGACATGAGTTTCATCGTTCCCGCTTAATACCAGAACCGAATTTACCATTGTTTCAAACTTATCGTTGTGATTCTAAGGAAGCAACAGGTGATGAAGGATGGAGTTTGCCTATGAATCTTTACGCTTCTTATATTCATATGCATTGGGGAGCGTGTCCAGAGATTCCACAACGGTTTTTAGCGCAATGCATGAAAGTGGCATTTTAG
- the opcA gene encoding glucose-6-phosphate dehydrogenase assembly protein OpcA — protein sequence MVSQAPTIYSLQAPKDISLSDIEAELSQIWQSYGIGDGNGTLPAATRATTFTLVVYEPEETQYLLSASGYYNGPIDGILGPQMEAALREVQKTHKLPETGTATPETLAKLREEVAKRHGTDATGENGSNASYTLEARSPRIADEIALRNPCRIIALCPIAGEDEGVKAQVSAYCPIQKQSSSTLICCEYITLTGTTAALERIGGMIPALLIGGLPKFLWWKATPDPNNALFKRLAAVCNNVIVDSCEFNDPESDLLSLQELVETGVPLADLNWRRLSAWQELTAEAYDPPLRRASLREIDRVTIDYEKGNPAQALMFLGWLASRLEWSPVSYEKESGDYQITKISFLAQDQRQVQAELAGVPVADMGEIMGDLIALRLSSTNPQADCGTVICSETGGCMRMETQGGAQSSGLFQQVTSLSEQKAEVLLSQQVQRWGHEALFEETLGVIAKVLKLGNK from the coding sequence ATGGTTTCCCAAGCTCCTACTATTTATTCACTTCAAGCTCCAAAGGATATTTCGCTCTCAGACATTGAAGCGGAACTTAGTCAAATTTGGCAAAGTTACGGTATCGGCGATGGAAACGGTACGCTTCCTGCGGCTACTCGTGCCACGACATTTACTTTAGTGGTGTACGAACCGGAAGAAACTCAATATCTTTTGTCAGCTTCCGGATATTACAACGGTCCGATTGACGGAATTCTCGGACCGCAGATGGAAGCAGCCCTACGCGAAGTTCAGAAAACGCATAAACTGCCAGAAACTGGAACCGCAACACCAGAAACTCTCGCCAAATTGCGGGAAGAAGTCGCTAAACGTCATGGCACCGACGCAACGGGGGAAAATGGTTCTAACGCATCTTATACTTTAGAGGCGAGAAGCCCCAGAATCGCTGACGAAATTGCCCTGCGTAACCCTTGCCGAATTATTGCTTTGTGTCCAATAGCAGGCGAAGACGAAGGCGTAAAAGCTCAAGTTTCTGCTTATTGCCCAATTCAAAAACAGTCCTCAAGTACACTCATCTGCTGCGAATACATCACCCTAACCGGCACTACTGCCGCTTTGGAACGAATCGGGGGTATGATTCCAGCATTGTTGATCGGCGGCTTACCGAAGTTTCTTTGGTGGAAGGCTACACCAGATCCTAACAATGCTTTATTCAAGCGACTGGCGGCAGTATGTAATAATGTTATCGTCGATTCTTGTGAATTTAACGACCCAGAAAGCGATTTGCTCAGTTTGCAAGAGTTGGTAGAAACTGGCGTGCCTTTGGCTGACTTGAACTGGCGTCGTCTCTCAGCATGGCAAGAGTTAACCGCTGAAGCTTACGATCCCCCTCTGCGTCGCGCTTCTTTGCGGGAAATTGACCGAGTAACGATTGATTACGAAAAAGGCAATCCCGCACAAGCGTTAATGTTTCTAGGTTGGCTGGCAAGTCGCTTGGAATGGAGTCCTGTTTCTTATGAAAAAGAAAGCGGAGACTACCAAATTACTAAAATTAGCTTTCTTGCACAAGACCAACGCCAAGTACAAGCTGAGTTAGCCGGTGTCCCCGTGGCTGATATGGGAGAAATTATGGGTGACTTGATTGCTTTGCGGTTGAGCTCGACCAATCCCCAAGCTGACTGCGGTACAGTTATCTGTTCGGAAACTGGTGGCTGTATGCGGATGGAAACTCAAGGTGGTGCCCAATCTTCTGGCTTGTTTCAACAAGTGACTTCACTTTCTGAACAAAAGGCAGAAGTTTTGCTAAGTCAGCAGGTGCAACGTTGGGGTCATGAGGCACTTTTTGAAGAAACCCTTGGGGTTATAGCTAAGGTTCTAAAGTTGGGTAATAAGTAA